GGCTGAATCAGCCCCTTGATATACAGATAGTGTACACCCCAGGAAAGATCATGTTGATAGCAGATACATTGTCCACAGCAGTACATGACAGCACAGCCAACAAANNNNNNNNNNNNNNNNNNNNNNNNNNNNNNNNNNNNNNNNNNNNNNNNNNNNNNNNNNNNNNNNNNNNNNNNNNNNNNNNNNNNNNNNNNNNNNNNNNNNNNNNNNNNNNNNNNNNNNNNNNNNNNNNNNNNNNNNNNNNNNNNNNNNNNNNNNNNNNNNNNNNNNNNNNNNNNNNNNNNNNNNNNNNNNNNNNNNNNNNNNNNNNNNNNNNNNNNNNNNNNNNNNNNNNNNNNNNNNNNNNNNNNNNNNNNNNNNNNNNNNNNNNNNNNNNNNNNNNNNNNNNNNNNNNNNNNNNNNNNNNNNNNNNNNNNNNNNNNNNNNNNNNNNNNNNNNNNNNNNNNNNNNNNNNNNNNNNNNNNNNNNNNNNNNNNNNNNNNNNNNNNNNNNNNNNNNNNNNNNNNNNNNNNNNNNNNNNNNNNNNNNNNNNNNNNNNNNNNNNNNNNNNNNNNNNNNNNNNNNNNNNNNNNNNNNNNNNNNNNNNNNNNNNNNNNNNNNNNNNACTGTTTTGTAGCACCAGTACATTCAAAACAGACTGCTGGAAAGACGATAACACCATACAATACTCACTGCTCGCCTTCTTCAGGTGGGGACCAGGACTCATCAATTACATGGAAGAGGGAATCAAAGTAGGACAGGAAGAACTGCCAGTCATCTGGGCTGAAAGGTCACAACAGGGCCATGTTGAAACACTGTACACAAATACATTTGCTGTATAAAAGCATCTATAAACAAAGCCACAAGAAATATTAGATACGGTGTTAATATTTGGTATTTTACATCAAGCAAAAGGCACAACAGAATTTAGTGTAAAAGACATCAAAACAAAAGCTGCAAGCAAACGACTCAGTCATATTGTTGGATCACCACCATCTGAAtatattaatattgaaacatgaaaGAAATTGTGAAAAGCAGTGACCTCCAGTCTGATCTAGAGAGAGACAGTAGGTGAATGGGATGcctataaggaaaaaaaaatactgaagtgaTAAGAAAGTCATCTGAAATAAGAAGCAGGCGTGGAATCAAACAGGTAGAGAATACAAGCAATAAAAAGACGTTTGGAAGAGGGGGGCCTGGGATAATAGGATACGGTTCTAAGGTGAATCCAGTGTGGAGAGCTCACTTTGTCAGTAAGAGTTTTCTGGAGAGCGCATTGCACTCGGGCCACCGGTCCAGTTTCTTGTAGAGTGCCATGCACTTGTTCTCCCGGCTCTGCAGCTCGCTGGTCAGCTTCTCTGAAACACAGAGAGTGCCGTCTGTAACAATAAAGGCTCACACTACACCGTGATTTCATTGCAGGGGTTCAAACAACCCACTGTGATGAAGACTTGCACTCTGATCTGTTTACACTTAAAATGCCGGAATGCtatgcattaaaacaaatcaaatctcAAATTGTAAAATATGCTTACAAATGATCTTCTCTACTACAATAGAAAATATGTGATTAGCTGAGAAGACTGTTAATAGATCCCTCACTTGAGCATGCTATTGTTCACCCCAGAAGCTTGCAGCCATGAAGAAAGCTAGCTCCCTCGATGCTTGGTCTCACTGCTTACCTCCTAGCTTGCCCCTCACCAACTCCAAAGCCTCCACGTATTTTCCTAGCCGCTCCAGAATCATGAAATAAAGCTGAACCTGTCgagatgaaaaaatgtaaataggcCATATAAACTGCTGCAACCTTCTGTAGGTCTGACTGCAGAAGGACCACTGGAGCGATTCTGAACTATGACAAGTGAGTAGGTATAAGGAAGCAGCAGCTACTTTCCAACTGTAGCGAGGTCTTTGAAAAAAATCAGCATATTCCAtcttgaagtataaaatacaaagcatttaaaaacaaaacaaaaaaaaaaaaaagatcttcagaAAAGGGGGACCGGTAATCCTATTGCTAGTGCTAATGCTCATTTAAGACCTGTGGATTCCCCTCTACAGTTAGAACTCACTTCAGCCTCTGCCTCAATCTTCTCCTCTTTGACCATCTTCGCCACCATCCTCTCCGCCAGCGGCAGGAACATGGTCTTCGACAGCTTCTCGTCACGCGCAGAGATCGCCTGCACGAACAGCAGCAAGGAGTAATCAACAGGGCAAGGCTTGTGAAACACCTGCCCATTACTGAGGGAAGCCACACTTACCTGCATAACCAAACTCATCACTGACCAGAAGTAGTAGGGGTTCTTGGGAACAATCTTGTAAAGTGCCATCCCAGCCTACAACATCAATatagaaaaattaaaaaggattCTGCAATAGCTCACATTAACCCTTCACGGTACATTTACtcagtgcttgtcaggtccaatttattttcacaggcgcTGTTTAAAATACGCCCCGCCCCATCctatcctgatcactcgtttcatcaccaaactcctcaataatgcgatccaagtcatgattttattactataacatctcaaaaagctctgcaaatg
The nucleotide sequence above comes from Polyodon spathula isolate WHYD16114869_AA chromosome 58, ASM1765450v1, whole genome shotgun sequence. Encoded proteins:
- the LOC121307761 gene encoding N-alpha-acetyltransferase 25, NatB auxiliary subunit-like, with the protein product MAARGHVQDANDRRLRPIYDYLDNGNNKMAIQQADKLLKKHKDLYCAKVLKAIGLQRTGKQDEAFTLAQEVTALEPTDDNSLQALTILYREMHRPELVTKLYEVAVKKVPSSEEYHSHLFMAYARVGEYKKMQQAGMALYKIVPKNPYYFWSVMSLVMQAISARDEKLSKTMFLPLAERMVAKMVKEEKIEAEAEVQLYFMILERLGKYVEALELVRGKLGEKLTSELQSRENKCMALYKKLDRWPECNALSRKLLLTNPDDWQFFLSYFDSLFHVIDESWSPPEEGEQ